From a single Fusobacterium ulcerans ATCC 49185 genomic region:
- a CDS encoding ACT domain-containing protein: protein MKCIITVLGTDKVGIIAKVCTYLSDANVNILDISQTIVDGYFNMMMIVDITAPSKPMEVIGEELRQIGKVLGVIISMQHEDIFNCMHRI, encoded by the coding sequence ATGAAATGTATTATTACTGTCTTAGGGACAGACAAAGTTGGAATCATAGCTAAAGTGTGTACTTATTTATCAGATGCCAATGTAAACATTCTTGACATTTCACAAACAATAGTTGATGGTTATTTTAATATGATGATGATAGTGGATATCACTGCTCCATCAAAACCTATGGAAGTTATAGGGGAAGAACTTAGACAGATTGGAAAAGTATTGGGAGTTATAATATCAATGCAGCATGAAGATATCTTTAACTGTATGCACCGTATTTAA
- a CDS encoding PFL family protein — protein MISRVEIQETNRMIAEANLDVRTITMGISLIDCADPDVNKFNENIYKKITSYAKDLVKVGDEIAKQFGVPVVNKRISVTPIAIAAAGCKTDSYVSIAKTLDRAAQECGVNFIGGFSALVQKGCTPSDRILIDSIPEALAVTERVCSSINIGTSRNGLNMNAVKKMGEIILETAELTKDRDSIGCAKLVVFCNAVEDNPFMAGAFHGVGEADCVINVGVSGPGVVKRALMEVRDADFETLCEVVKKTAFKITRVGQIVAQEASRRLNVPFGIIDLSLAPTPAVGDSIAEIFQEMGLEHAGAPGTTAALAILNDNVKKGGVMASSYVGGLSGAFIPVSEDHAMIEAAKAGALTLEKLEAMTCVCSVGLDMVAIPGSTTAATISGIIADEAAIGMINNKTTAARLIPVIGKEVGDMVEFGGLLGYAPIMAVNKFSCENFIKRGGRIPAPIHSFKN, from the coding sequence ATGATTTCCAGAGTAGAGATACAGGAAACAAATAGAATGATAGCGGAAGCTAATCTTGATGTCCGTACTATCACTATGGGTATCAGTCTTATAGACTGTGCTGATCCAGATGTTAATAAATTTAATGAAAATATATATAAAAAAATAACTTCATATGCAAAAGACCTAGTAAAAGTTGGAGATGAAATTGCTAAACAATTTGGAGTGCCAGTAGTAAACAAAAGAATATCAGTTACACCTATTGCTATTGCAGCAGCAGGATGTAAAACTGATTCATATGTAAGTATTGCTAAAACTCTTGATAGAGCTGCTCAAGAGTGTGGAGTAAACTTTATAGGGGGATTTTCTGCTCTTGTACAAAAAGGATGCACACCTTCAGACAGAATATTAATAGACTCTATCCCAGAAGCTCTGGCTGTTACAGAGAGAGTATGTTCATCTATAAATATAGGAACTTCAAGAAATGGTTTAAATATGAATGCTGTTAAAAAAATGGGAGAAATAATATTAGAAACTGCTGAGCTTACAAAAGACAGAGATAGCATAGGATGTGCTAAACTTGTTGTTTTCTGTAATGCAGTGGAAGATAATCCATTTATGGCAGGGGCATTTCATGGAGTGGGAGAAGCTGACTGTGTTATTAATGTAGGAGTAAGCGGACCTGGAGTTGTAAAAAGAGCATTGATGGAAGTAAGAGATGCTGACTTTGAAACACTTTGTGAAGTAGTAAAGAAAACTGCATTTAAAATAACAAGAGTCGGGCAGATAGTTGCTCAGGAAGCTTCAAGAAGATTGAATGTTCCTTTTGGAATAATTGACCTTTCATTAGCTCCTACACCAGCTGTTGGAGATAGTATTGCAGAAATATTCCAAGAGATGGGACTTGAGCATGCAGGAGCTCCAGGAACTACAGCAGCACTTGCTATATTAAATGATAATGTAAAAAAAGGTGGAGTAATGGCTTCTTCATATGTTGGAGGATTAAGTGGAGCTTTCATCCCTGTAAGTGAAGACCATGCAATGATAGAAGCTGCAAAAGCTGGAGCTTTGACTCTTGAAAAATTAGAAGCCATGACTTGTGTATGTTCTGTTGGATTAGATATGGTGGCTATTCCTGGAAGTACTACAGCAGCAACTATTTCTGGTATCATAGCCGATGAAGCAGCTATTGGTATGATAAATAACAAAACTACTGCTGCCAGACTTATTCCAGTAATAGGAAAAGAAGTAGGAGATATGGTAGAATTTGGTGGACTGTTGGGGTATGCTCCTATAATGGCTGTAAATAAATTTAGCTGTGAAAACTTCATCAAAAGAGGAGGAAGAATTCCTGCTCCTATCCACAGCTTTAAAAACTAA
- a CDS encoding MATE family efflux transporter, translated as MNKFENDLSKGNVVKQLIKFSVPFLISNLIQTLYSVADMVIVGRYASTTSMSGVANGSQVQFVITNMVMGFTVGGTVLVAQYLGIGNRKAMKETISTLFTTLLVVAVVITTLMIFTMDPLLRLIQTPAGAFSETRAYFFVTTLGTIFIFGYNALSAVMRGMGDSKNPLYFVAIACVINIVLDLLLVAKYGMGAGGAAIATVISQAMSMILCIIYLKKNGFIFDFKPSSFKFYKDRFDLLLKIGIPTSAQNAIVSVSFLFLTALANTFGVSASAAVGAVSKLNSFAILPTVAVSASVSAMSAQNIGARQIRRAVQTLKTGIVFSLGISFVIFLVMRIFPEECLSMFGEDEEMIKHGVEYLNAISYDYILVPFVFCLNGLFIGAGHTKFSFINSASASLFIRIPACYFLGIFLNKGLYGLGLGAPLASMFGVLMGAIFFFSKKWMRAVIVKE; from the coding sequence ATGAATAAATTTGAAAATGACCTTTCAAAAGGAAATGTTGTAAAACAATTAATAAAATTTTCTGTACCATTTCTCATATCTAATTTGATACAGACACTGTACAGTGTTGCAGATATGGTAATAGTAGGAAGATATGCCTCTACTACAAGTATGTCAGGAGTTGCTAATGGTTCACAGGTGCAGTTTGTAATAACTAATATGGTAATGGGATTTACTGTGGGAGGAACAGTTCTTGTAGCTCAATATCTAGGTATAGGAAATAGAAAGGCTATGAAAGAAACTATAAGTACTCTATTTACAACTTTACTGGTAGTAGCAGTTGTAATAACTACTTTGATGATATTTACTATGGATCCATTATTAAGATTGATTCAGACTCCAGCAGGAGCTTTTTCTGAAACAAGAGCTTACTTCTTTGTAACTACGTTAGGGACAATATTTATATTTGGATATAATGCTCTTAGTGCTGTTATGAGAGGAATGGGAGATAGTAAAAATCCATTATATTTTGTTGCCATTGCTTGTGTAATAAATATTGTTTTAGATTTATTGCTTGTAGCTAAATATGGAATGGGAGCAGGGGGAGCAGCAATAGCCACTGTTATTTCTCAGGCTATGAGTATGATATTGTGTATTATTTATTTGAAGAAAAATGGCTTTATATTTGATTTTAAACCAAGTTCTTTTAAATTCTACAAAGATAGATTTGATCTTTTACTGAAAATAGGAATACCTACATCAGCTCAAAATGCTATTGTAAGTGTGTCATTTCTATTTCTAACAGCTTTAGCTAATACTTTTGGAGTATCTGCTTCTGCTGCTGTTGGAGCAGTAAGTAAGTTGAATAGTTTTGCAATTCTTCCCACTGTTGCTGTAAGTGCTTCGGTTTCAGCTATGAGTGCTCAAAACATTGGTGCAAGACAGATAAGAAGAGCTGTACAGACTTTAAAGACAGGAATAGTTTTTTCTTTAGGAATTTCATTTGTAATATTTTTAGTTATGAGAATTTTCCCAGAAGAGTGTTTGAGTATGTTTGGGGAAGATGAAGAGATGATAAAGCATGGAGTAGAATATTTGAATGCAATAAGTTATGATTACATTCTAGTACCATTTGTATTTTGCTTGAATGGATTATTTATAGGAGCAGGTCATACAAAGTTCTCTTTTATAAACAGTGCTTCAGCTTCATTGTTTATAAGGATACCAGCATGTTATTTTTTAGGAATATTTCTTAATAAAGGATTGTATGGACTTGGATTAGGAGCTCCACTGGCTTCTATGTTTGGGGTATTGATGGGAGCAATATTCTTCTTTTCTAAGAAATGGATGAGGGCTGTAATTGTAAAAGAGTAG
- the rbr gene encoding rubrerythrin, whose protein sequence is MSIKGTETEKNLLKSFAGESQARMRYTYFAEKAREEGYEQIANIFIETAENEKEHARRFFSFLEGGEGLEIQAAYPAGYVGTTLENLKMAAAGEHEEHSDLYPHFAEVAEKEGFKVIAGVFRLITKVEIEHEKRYLKLLENVETDHVFKKDGSNRWKCILCGYVHEGPEAPAKCPVCLNPKAFFEIKETNY, encoded by the coding sequence ATGTCTATTAAAGGTACAGAAACTGAAAAAAATCTATTAAAATCTTTCGCTGGAGAGTCTCAAGCTAGAATGAGATATACTTATTTCGCTGAAAAAGCTAGAGAAGAAGGATATGAACAGATTGCTAATATTTTTATTGAAACTGCTGAAAATGAAAAAGAACATGCTAGAAGATTCTTTAGTTTTCTAGAAGGTGGAGAAGGACTTGAAATACAAGCTGCTTATCCTGCTGGATATGTTGGAACTACTTTAGAAAATTTAAAAATGGCTGCTGCTGGAGAACATGAAGAACATTCAGACCTTTATCCTCATTTTGCAGAAGTTGCTGAAAAAGAAGGATTCAAAGTTATAGCTGGAGTATTTAGACTTATTACTAAAGTTGAAATTGAACATGAAAAAAGATACTTAAAACTTTTAGAAAATGTAGAAACAGATCATGTATTTAAAAAAGATGGAAGTAACAGATGGAAATGTATCCTATGCGGATATGTTCACGAAGGACCTGAAGCTCCTGCTAAATGCCCAGTTTGCTTAAATCCAAAAGCATTCTTTGAAATAAAAGAAACTAATTACTAA